TATTTATATAACCTGAACACATCCTGTGCATATTTCTCCTGTCCGGTAATTTACTCTCCGCCCTTGTCTGTTCGACATTTTGTTCATACAAATGTCTGCCTTATTAGGTCTTTCACCTAGAAAGGGATATTCTGTTCATATCTGTCATAGCATGTTGTGCAATGTCATGTTCTATTAGTGGGCGCATCATAGATAGGGAAAAAAATATGCAGATATAGTACATGGGACAAGTGTTTTCTTTCGTCATCCAATTTTATGTCCTGTAAGGTGAATTGTTCAATTCATTAATTTGTTTAACCTTATGGGTGTGGAGTGAGAATATTGTCTTTCCTTCTTAAGTGCACCTTTTGAAAGTTCAAATTTGTTGTCTTTATAGAAGCTTTTGTCTGTggttcaaaataaaatttatgtcattcactcttctttttttttttggggggggtggggggggggtggggagtgTGGGAATCGGAAGATCTCTTCTCTTTTAGTCCTTTaatactttgtttttttttatttgtaaattttctatatgcaaaaaaaaagggaaccatTGACACAATTAATATTTGTTGTTGTTCTCCTATATTTGAATGCCAGTTTATAGAAATATAATAGCTGTCATCTGTTGACAATGGCTGTACACTTACGAATGCCTCAGATTTAATGTGGGTTTTTTCTCTATCCACAGATCTATTTCCAGGATCTATCTTGTCATAAGCCAGAGCTTAAGCTGTCAAGCACATCATGCTCCCCGATTATTGATCCACATATTTCTCCAGACGGAAGTAAGCTAGCATTTGTGagggatgaagaggtgcatgtTTTGAATTTGCTGTACGGAGAACCAAAACAGTTAACATTTGGTGCCAAGGGAAATTCCTTGGTGAGTTACTTTTACAGTACACTGGATGCTCCCCAACCacccctcaccccccccccccccatagaAGTCTGCCAAACGCCTACCAATGTGCAAGTGTTCTATCTCTTCATCAATGTGGATTGTGGTGTAAACATATAAGATTTAGTTCATAAATAGGATTTTTTACCGCTTAATTAATTCATTATATCAACATAGAGTCTAAAACatgcaaaattaaaaaaatttaactcagttcattttcatttccttAATTTTCTCGTTTCGTAGTTCTTCTTGGTGAAAAGGAGTTAGATAGTGGATTCAAAGGAAATGCTGCATATATTTTCGTTTAAGACTTTGAGCTGTTAAATGATATGTGTTGTTACCATGTCACCTGTTTTCTGTTTCCACAGCAAAGAagttcattattttatttgattctttGAAGAGTGTAAGTGTAGTTATTCCTCTAACCTGAAGGATGATGCATCACTTTTGTTACAATGTTGGAATAAATTAAAAGATCAACTAATTATCTGCATCATATGATAGGATGCCTTTTGAGGAAGATAGATGTTTCTCATGCTAAAAATCTATATAGATTATTTCCTGATTTTCACTAGTACCTGCATAATATGGTTACATGGCTGTTAGGATGGTCACTCTGAGTTCGATATGGGGGACTTGGAGGGAGACGGAATATATTAAAATTCCTAAGGTTCTCTCTTGAAATCTCACAGTCGTTTGCATTTTGTTTCAGACTCATGGTCTTGCTGAATATATAGCTCAGGTGTGATTCTTTTCCATCTTTAACCTCTCTCTTTTGTTAATAATTATTTTACGAGCTAGATCTGCACCACCTCATGAATCTCTTCTTAGCTGGTCATGTCTGCTGACTGCAGGAAGAGATGGATAGGAAAAATGGCTACTGGTGGTCACCAGATAGCAAATGGATTGCATTTACAGAGGTTGATTCATCTGAGATACCACTTTTTAGAATCATGCATCAAGGTAAAAACTCTGTTGGTTCAGATGCGCAAGAAGACCATGCTTATCCCTTTGCGGGAACATTAAATGTCAGGGTTCGGCTTGGAGTGGTTCCTGCATCTGGGGGTTCTGTTACTTGGATGGACCTTCTGTGTGGAGGAGAGGACCAGGCAAACATAGATGAAGAGTATCTCGCCCGAGTCAATTGGATGCCTGGAAACATTCTCACTGCTCAGGTTTTGAACAGGTCACACACAAAATTAAAGATCCTTAAGTTTGATATTAAGACAGGCCAAAGAAAGATTATATTGGTGGAAGAACAAGATCCATGGGTTAATCTACATGAATGCTTTACTCCTCTGGACAAGGAAGTTGATAGATTATCTGGCGGATTTATTTGGGCTAGTGATAAAACAGGGTTTAGGCATCTTTATCTTCATGACACCGATGGGGCTTGCTTGGGACCTATCACGGAGGGTGACTGGATGGTTGAGCAAATTGCTGGCGTGAATGAGGCTGCAGGGCTTGTAtatttcactggaactgtggacgGACCTTTGGAATCTAACTTATACTGTACAAGCCTGTTTCCTGATTGGAGCCATCCCTTGCAGGCCCCGCAAAGGTTGACTTATGGAAAGGGAAGACATGTGGTTGTGCTTGATCATCAGATGCAGAGGTTTGTTGATGTTCATGACTCTCTGAATACTCCACCTAGGGTATTGCTTTGTTCATTGCATGATGGAAGCTTAATAATGCCTCTATATGAGCAGTCATCTACCGTTCGATCTAAACGGCTTCAACTTCTGCCTCCAGAGATATTCCAGATTCCAGCCAATGATGGGTCTATATTATATGGGGCTTTATACAGGCCTGATGAAAAAAGATTTGGACCTCCACCATACAAAACATTGATCAGTGTGTATGGTGGGCCAACTGTTCAGCTCGTCTGTGACTCATGGATGAATACAGTAGACATGAGAGCTCAGTATTTGCGTAGCAAGGGTATCTTAGTATGTAAGGTCAGTATTTTCATGTATCTATTCCCTCATCTAGATGCAGGGCTGATGCTGCAAAAGCAGAAAATGTTCCACTAATGAGTAGTGGACACACAAGTCTCTAAAACATACATGGGGGATAACTATTTCTCCATGTATACATGTAGATGATCAGCCCTACTTGTATGTTTCTCATTTATAGACATCTCAGTCTCTAGTATCCTTTTGGCCTGGtcatttttctctttgatgATCCCAGTGAAAGTATTTATGTTATCAGATAAATAGAAAACCACCCGAGAGAATTAATTTAAACAAGGGAAGtggttctctgtctgggagtgcaGCCTACGCCAGTGTTccctgtgtctctctctctcctccacaaaacaaggggcagaggtgtcttttcactggaggagagagataaacacgtGGGAGCTGGCATAGGTCCCACTTCCTGACAgatttcttttccctttaaaCAAATATCTCCTGATAAAGAAAAATACTTGTTTGGCAATGCAAAGGTTCAATTTTTGTTGGATTCTTAATTTCTAACCTAGTTACTTCTGGTTTTACAGTTGGATAACAGAGGAACATCTAGACGAGGATTGAAGTTTGAGAGTGCCCTCAAGTATAGCATTGGCCGCATCGATGCCGAAGATCAGGTCACAGGGGCTGAATGGCTCATAAGAAAGGGGCTAGCGAAAGCAGGCCGGATTGGGCTATATGGGTGGAGCTACGGAGGGTACCTCTCAGCTATGGCCATGGCTAGATTTCCTGACACTTTTAGGTGTGCAGTATCAGGTGCTCCTGTTACAGCTTGGGATGGTTACGATACTTTTTATACTGAGAAGTACATGGGATTGCCTTCTGAGAATCCTGCAGGGTACGAGTATAGCTCAGTGATGCACCATGTACACAAGATCAAAGGGAGGTTGTTACTTGTTCATGGCATGATCGATGAAAATGTGCATTTCCGACACACGGCAAGGCTTATAAATGCATTTGTAGCAGCTGGAAAGCCTTACGAGCTTCTTATTTTTCCGGATGAGCGGCACATGCCACGCCAACTGAGGGACCGAATTTACATGGAGGAGAGGATCTGGGAGTTTATTGAGAAGAATCTGTGAATTGTTGGTTTCACCTTTGCtgtatttttccttcttttgcaCTCTCAAATTTATTTACCATGCTGCTCTTGTATGTATTATCTGTCCACACAAACTATATAGGTGCTTGTTAGGACTGGAATAGGAGAGGGGATAAAAAAAGAGGATCTTGTCAATAGAAGGAGAATACCCTTTTCTTCACTaccttctccctctttttctttcctttaaaagaaataaaaaatagaagtaTTATACTATCATGACTTGTTAGATCATTGGGTGGAAGGGATGGAGTtagaaataaaatttcaatGCAAAACCAATTTCTCATGTGGCTCGAAGAAAACCACTCTCAATATTATATAAATGAGGATTGGGTTTTCTGCCAGGCTGTGTGGCTACTGTACTAGCACGGACCAATGAGGGGTTATGTAAGAGTATCCAATAGGAAGGGTAGGATTGTCATTTtgtctcattatgttttttGAACTTTTCTAAAAGTAAACGATCTTTGATTTCCCAAAGCATCCTAGTTCTTTTTCTACAATGCCAACACCATGTGATGATATTACAGCAAGCTCCACGCCATGGTCAAAGTCTTAAAAGTCTTTGTTCACAAGATGGTGAAGCCTTCGGGTGTATGATCCGGATCTGATCTTtgtcctctccaattcctttcCCAGCTCAGTTTTAGTTCCCCCAGTTTATGTAATAAGAGGTGTGTGCAATGATCATCGTACCCCTGTTTAAGTATTCTGTCTGGCTATCCAAATGGGGTCCATCTCCTTATTATAGGCACTGGGAAACTGGACCAGGACAGGGAACTGGAGAGGAGATAATTGATCCAAACTTATGAAAAAATGGAATGACCTTGGGCTCATacgggaatcggctgaaaaacAACGGGAATCAGTAAGAATGGGCGACCGAGATCGTTCATGACTGATTTCGTGTCCCAAAATCCAGAAAGAGGTCACGAAAATGCTTGGAAGTTGGATGGAAATTACCTCCGGAGCTATCTTTTGACTGTTTCAATCCACCCACGTGTACGGTTGCCTATATTGGGACGGCGAGGACATAAGACCACGGACTTCTCTCTGTTCGAGGGAACATTCGGATTCCCGTAGCtttaattttaaagaaaaacacaaaacaaaattaaCCACGTCAGATGGATGTGGGACCTACATGCGAAGTCGGGATTCGAGGAAAATAGGTTTGGTTGGTTGGATACGATGTGGACTTTTGCACAGatttttttatacatattatttaggTGATAACGAGAGACCACTCACGTGTCACAACCAATTGCAGGCTAACACGTCATCCTGTGTTGTCATCTTCAACGGTTCTATGTTTCATGTTTCATGTTTCATGCTTATGCTTTATGCTCCATGTCCCATGCTTCATGTACATGTTAAgctgaattaattaattaattctccATCACCCATCCAAAAGAAGTGGATCAGATTGATGCCATCAAGATTCCGCCCAAGGTTTTTGAAAAAGTGAAATCGGGGATCGAATTGATAAATACCATGGTTTTACGAGTTGGTATTGGATTAGTTGTATCAATCGATCCGTATCGAGATTAGCTGACACTAATATTGATACCTAATTGATATTGGATCATTGATATGATATAGGCAGAggaaaaaatggttaaaatatAATATGAAtaatgggtgaaggaaaaatacACCTATTTAGGGTCATAAATATTTTGTCAGGGGCACAGTATTTACTCCCCAATATCCTATGCACACCATGGCATCCGAATGTCTCGATCAATCCCATGATCGTGGGTGAAGTAAAAATACATCCATCTAAGATCATAAAAGCTCTATCTCTTATTGTATGAAGTCGGTAATAATTTTAGTGTTCTTCGATATCTTTTGCACAccattcaaaattttcagtcAAGAGTGAACTCCGTagtccatgggtgaaggaaaattgtCTCCCTTTTTGTATATTTGAACTTCAATTTTAAAAAGTGAGAAAAAACCACCCATATGATtataaaggaaataaaggaaaacccTTTTTCACTTATTCTATATTAGAGGAGCCTAATTTAGAGCCCAAACCTTTTAATTTATGAGCTTAGATTTGATTCCTTGTATTATGAATGATTAACCCAATGTTTTATAATATAGTATAACTAATTAAAGAATAATGACCCCTCTCTTCACACATCTCTGTTTATTGTTTCGATAACTTTTAGGTAAACTATGGCAGTGATTTAGTACAGCTACAAAGTAAAGGCACCCAGCACTCATGCCTTGACTTTATAGTCTTTAGCTGCTGGAGCTTGGGAAGAAGCTTCCTTCCCTGAAAATAGGCTCCATTAGCAAAACAAATCAAAGCTAGGgactttttcaaaaaataaaaaataaataaataaatcaaagcTAGGGACATAGCTCGTGGGATGCATTATTAAATGGAAAAATGATGAACAAAGTACAAACAGTCAATAGTATTAGTTTTTTAACTCTTTCTTCTCAGTAACTATGTGGATTAAAGTTTTAATTTATGGTATTTGTATTAGTATCAATTACTGTCGATATCAAGAATGATATGGATCGATTCATATCAAATAgagtttagaaaaaaaaaaaatgaattttaactaaaaaatgatattttttgACCTATGGATCCGATGTGTATTGGTGATTTATCGATCACCATCAATATAatcaatacgataccgatacctaaatCCATGATGTGAGCTCTCTTGTGTATGAATCTTGAAGCACTTTCTCCTG
The sequence above is drawn from the Telopea speciosissima isolate NSW1024214 ecotype Mountain lineage unplaced genomic scaffold, Tspe_v1 Tspe_v1.0548, whole genome shotgun sequence genome and encodes:
- the LOC122648197 gene encoding dipeptidyl aminopeptidase 4; the encoded protein is MDRKNGYWWSPDSKWIAFTEVDSSEIPLFRIMHQGKNSVGSDAQEDHAYPFAGTLNVRVRLGVVPASGGSVTWMDLLCGGEDQANIDEEYLARVNWMPGNILTAQVLNRSHTKLKILKFDIKTGQRKIILVEEQDPWVNLHECFTPLDKEVDRLSGGFIWASDKTGFRHLYLHDTDGACLGPITEGDWMVEQIAGVNEAAGLVYFTGTVDGPLESNLYCTSLFPDWSHPLQAPQRLTYGKGRHVVVLDHQMQRFVDVHDSLNTPPRVLLCSLHDGSLIMPLYEQSSTVRSKRLQLLPPEIFQIPANDGSILYGALYRPDEKRFGPPPYKTLISVYGGPTVQLVCDSWMNTVDMRAQYLRSKGILVCKLDNRGTSRRGLKFESALKYSIGRIDAEDQVTGAEWLIRKGLAKAGRIGLYGWSYGGYLSAMAMARFPDTFRCAVSGAPVTAWDGYDTFYTEKYMGLPSENPAGYEYSSVMHHVHKIKGRLLLVHGMIDENVHFRHTARLINAFVAAGKPYELLIFPDERHMPRQLRDRIYMEERIWEFIEKNL